A genomic region of Brachyspira pilosicoli contains the following coding sequences:
- a CDS encoding single-stranded DNA-binding protein, producing MSGNANIIVVEGRLTRDPSYIKTKNGKSLCKFSIANNRYYYVNGSLQKEVYFFDLIAWGYTAEKIAINLLKGRHILVNGELRQNSYIAKDGTRKNSIYILALEVKSLDKKTIEKNNYYNNANSQIVSDVIEEGLEQVF from the coding sequence ATGTCTGGAAATGCTAATATAATAGTAGTAGAAGGAAGACTAACAAGAGACCCTTCATATATAAAAACAAAAAATGGTAAATCATTATGCAAATTCTCTATAGCAAACAATAGATATTATTATGTTAATGGAAGCTTGCAAAAGGAAGTTTACTTTTTTGATTTAATAGCTTGGGGGTATACAGCAGAAAAAATTGCTATTAACCTTCTTAAAGGAAGACATATATTAGTAAATGGGGAATTAAGACAAAACTCTTATATTGCTAAAGATGGAACGAGAAAAAACTCTATTTATATACTTGCCTTAGAAGTAAAAAGTTTAGATAAAAAAACTATAGAAAAAAATAATTATTATAACAATGCAAATAGCCAAATTGTATCAGATGTTATTGAAGAGGGTTTGGAGCAAGTATTTTAG
- a CDS encoding DUF2147 domain-containing protein, with protein sequence MKRNLIIKVLAFTMLFNIIALAQNSDDIVGLWYSHADAKNRIAVIEIFKENNKYYAYSFAYTNSNDVVYDVNNPKKELKNLPLKGLVYLYDLEFKNGEWKNGKIYNPEQGKVYNAKIELSNNKQEIKLKASIDGAGLFGKTLTWRKVPANEVSKYTPLNKNELRRLN encoded by the coding sequence ATGAAAAGAAATTTAATAATAAAAGTATTAGCTTTTACTATGTTATTTAATATAATAGCTTTGGCACAAAATTCAGATGATATAGTTGGTTTATGGTATAGTCATGCCGATGCAAAAAACAGAATTGCGGTTATAGAGATATTCAAAGAAAACAATAAATATTATGCTTATTCATTTGCTTATACTAATTCTAATGATGTTGTGTATGATGTTAATAATCCAAAGAAAGAATTAAAAAACTTACCATTAAAAGGATTAGTATATTTATATGATTTAGAGTTTAAAAATGGCGAATGGAAAAATGGTAAAATATACAATCCAGAGCAAGGAAAAGTGTATAATGCAAAAATAGAATTATCTAATAATAAACAAGAGATAAAATTAAAAGCTAGTATAGATGGTGCGGGGCTTTTTGGAAAAACTCTTACTTGGAGAAAAGTACCTGCTAATGAAGTTTCTAAATATACGCCATTAAATAAAAATGAGTTAAGAAGGTTAAACTAA
- a CDS encoding OmpA family protein, giving the protein MSKIKFILILIIFIFNISYTQTISHKFFWNLKVGERIESVKTADVEYYENGLLKKTYKERNIVDLTVIAIAPKGGYRVSGVFKIFRLYDKDSVFHLEEEYSSDFIIHTNGKFEVPYNYFMPNVRHIPTFPDKEISLTHSWNSEAMEIVKVNNAPNLAMALSADYLFANIETNENNDPLAVIQYHIMTDKDLLQAGISKNGYPERIYGFNYGTFLWDMNKNIPVSQTERYQILFGYGKNLSYLSLQYKMNIISTYKIYNTPTEEENELNRKKLEDNLNDDVVVDTVPEGLVIRLGEILFDTDSYTLREDAKGTVDSIINAIKETYPDREIIVEGHTDNTGEANYNQALSEKRAKTVADYILPKLDHDKLSYRGFGDKEPIASNDNPDGRQKNRRVDIIIKLR; this is encoded by the coding sequence ATGAGTAAAATAAAATTTATATTAATTTTAATAATATTTATTTTTAATATTTCTTATACTCAAACAATATCTCATAAGTTCTTTTGGAATCTCAAAGTTGGAGAGAGGATTGAATCTGTAAAGACTGCTGATGTAGAATATTATGAAAACGGATTATTAAAAAAAACTTATAAAGAAAGAAACATTGTAGATTTAACAGTTATAGCAATAGCTCCTAAAGGCGGATATAGAGTTAGCGGTGTATTCAAAATTTTTAGGCTATATGACAAAGATAGTGTTTTTCATTTGGAAGAAGAATATTCAAGCGATTTTATAATACACACTAATGGTAAATTTGAAGTTCCTTATAATTATTTTATGCCGAATGTAAGACATATTCCTACTTTTCCAGATAAAGAAATATCTCTCACGCATTCTTGGAATAGTGAAGCTATGGAGATAGTAAAAGTTAATAATGCTCCTAATCTTGCTATGGCATTATCTGCTGATTATTTATTTGCAAACATTGAAACAAATGAAAATAATGACCCTCTTGCTGTTATACAATATCATATTATGACTGATAAAGATTTGCTTCAGGCAGGGATTTCTAAAAATGGTTATCCAGAGAGAATATATGGTTTTAATTATGGAACTTTTTTATGGGATATGAATAAAAATATACCTGTATCACAAACCGAGAGATATCAGATATTATTTGGATATGGTAAAAACTTATCTTACCTTAGCTTGCAATACAAGATGAATATTATTAGCACTTATAAAATTTATAATACCCCTACAGAAGAAGAAAATGAGCTCAACAGAAAAAAATTAGAAGATAATCTTAATGATGATGTTGTAGTTGATACTGTTCCTGAAGGGTTAGTAATTAGGTTAGGGGAGATTTTATTTGATACAGATTCTTATACACTTAGAGAAGATGCTAAAGGCACTGTTGATAGTATTATAAATGCAATCAAAGAAACTTATCCAGACAGAGAAATCATAGTTGAAGGACACACTGATAATACAGGAGAAGCAAATTACAATCAAGCCCTATCAGAAAAAAGAGCAAAAACTGTAGCAGATTATATCTTGCCAAAACTTGACCATGATAAATTATCTTATAGAGGTTTCGGAGATAAAGAGCCTATAGCTTCAAATGATAATCCTGATGGAAGGCAAAAAAATAGAAGAGTAGATATTATAATAAAATTAAGATAG
- the tmk gene encoding dTMP kinase, which yields MKGKLIVIEGIDGSGKSTIAKKLAETLNENNIETIYTFEPTNAYYGAKLRDTMLSKDMDLDRELKLFVDDRKEHIRLMIKPSLEEGKTVVLDRYMYSSIAYQGAKGIDIEKIKNMHESFILIPDIVFIFHLPVEKSLNRIIEKRGFIDRFENEEYLKKVDNIFSSFNEPFIYHINADKSIDDINKELIEILKQSKILAPNPLQ from the coding sequence ATGAAAGGAAAATTGATAGTTATAGAAGGAATAGATGGAAGCGGAAAGTCTACTATTGCAAAAAAATTAGCAGAAACATTAAATGAAAATAATATAGAAACAATATACACTTTTGAGCCTACTAATGCATATTATGGAGCTAAATTAAGAGATACAATGCTTTCTAAAGATATGGATTTAGATAGAGAATTAAAACTTTTTGTAGATGATAGAAAAGAGCATATTAGACTTATGATAAAACCATCTTTAGAAGAAGGTAAAACTGTTGTTCTTGATAGATATATGTATTCATCTATTGCATATCAAGGTGCTAAGGGTATTGATATAGAAAAAATAAAAAATATGCATGAAAGTTTTATTTTAATTCCAGATATAGTTTTTATTTTCCATCTGCCTGTAGAAAAATCTCTAAATAGAATCATAGAAAAAAGAGGCTTCATAGACAGATTTGAAAATGAAGAATATCTAAAAAAAGTAGATAATATATTTAGTAGTTTTAATGAGCCTTTTATATATCATATAAATGCTGATAAATCTATAGATGATATAAATAAAGAACTCATTGAAATATTAAAACAATCTAAAATACTTGCTCCAAACCCTCTTCAATAA
- a CDS encoding iron-containing alcohol dehydrogenase family protein translates to MSLEKLFLPNFSIGSDVYKDIYSICSNYGKKAVIISGKKSIQASIESILNNIKDITITGMFHYGEKSTFENVDLLKNKQAVMEADMIFAVGGGKSLDTSKVLAHTINKPIFTFPTLASNCAAVTGISVVHNNDGSFEKMFSEKRPPLHTFINTDIILNSPENYFIAGIGNALSKQYEALFSTRNESLNYKNFLGIEIIKNCSNDILKHYAEAIDDFRNKKATDALKRVILHIIYTTGLTSVMAKDDYHISLAHGMYSGLRKIKRIRETLLHGELVSYGVLLLLTMDKQYEAREEIFNFNKSISLPTCLKDIGINKPSLDDEELNMALDTTLESKDLNISPYKVDKKMILKAIIDLEEFNKKII, encoded by the coding sequence ATGAGTTTAGAAAAATTATTTCTGCCTAATTTTAGTATAGGAAGTGATGTTTATAAAGATATATATAGTATATGTTCAAATTATGGAAAAAAAGCTGTTATAATATCTGGTAAAAAATCCATTCAAGCATCGATAGAGTCAATATTAAATAATATAAAAGATATAACTATAACAGGAATGTTTCATTATGGCGAGAAATCTACTTTCGAAAATGTTGATTTGCTTAAAAATAAGCAAGCAGTAATGGAAGCTGATATGATATTTGCAGTAGGAGGGGGAAAATCATTAGATACATCAAAAGTTTTAGCACATACTATAAATAAACCCATATTTACATTTCCCACATTAGCTTCAAATTGTGCTGCTGTAACTGGTATTTCAGTTGTTCATAATAATGATGGAAGTTTCGAAAAAATGTTTAGTGAAAAAAGACCTCCTTTGCATACATTTATAAATACTGATATCATATTAAACTCTCCTGAAAATTATTTTATAGCTGGTATAGGAAATGCATTATCTAAACAATATGAAGCATTATTTTCTACAAGAAATGAGAGTCTAAATTATAAAAATTTCTTAGGTATTGAAATAATAAAAAACTGTTCTAATGATATATTAAAACATTATGCAGAAGCTATAGATGATTTTAGAAATAAAAAAGCAACCGATGCTTTAAAAAGAGTAATACTTCATATAATATATACTACAGGATTAACATCTGTAATGGCAAAAGATGATTATCATATATCTTTAGCACATGGTATGTATAGCGGACTAAGAAAAATAAAAAGAATAAGAGAAACATTACTTCATGGTGAATTAGTGTCATACGGAGTATTGCTGCTGCTTACTATGGATAAACAATATGAGGCAAGAGAAGAGATTTTTAATTTTAATAAATCTATTTCTCTTCCAACCTGCTTAAAAGATATAGGTATAAACAAACCAAGTTTAGATGACGAAGAGCTTAATATGGCATTAGATACAACCCTTGAGAGTAAAGACTTAAATATCAGTCCATATAAAGTTGATAAAAAAATGATATTAAAAGCGATTATTGATTTGGAAGAATTTAATAAAAAAATAATTTAA
- a CDS encoding bile acid:sodium symporter family protein, which translates to MKTLKQISNFFGKYMSVIVLVVAALALFFPKSVSFIKTTYVNYLLMTAMFCMGITLKVEDFKVLFTRPKDIAIGAIAQFTIMPLLAFLLSLAFRLPPELAIGVILVGTCPGGISSNVITYLAKGDVPLSVGMTSVSTILAPLATPLLTLLYAGEKIDVNAVSMFISILQVVILPIVLGFIINKFFHKFVEHLKDVLPLISVVAVVAIVAAVVSANSQRLMQVGHLVVIVIIIHNTLGYMLGYLLGKVCKFNNAKCKTISIEVGMQNAGLASSLASTHFAYMALAAVPGAIGSVWHCISGSIVANIMAARTKK; encoded by the coding sequence ATGAAAACATTAAAACAAATAAGTAATTTCTTCGGTAAATATATGTCAGTTATAGTATTAGTTGTAGCAGCATTAGCTTTATTTTTCCCAAAATCTGTAAGCTTCATAAAAACAACTTATGTTAACTATCTTCTTATGACAGCAATGTTCTGCATGGGTATAACATTAAAAGTTGAAGATTTCAAAGTATTATTCACAAGACCAAAAGATATAGCTATAGGAGCAATAGCACAATTCACTATAATGCCATTACTTGCATTTTTACTTTCTTTAGCCTTCAGACTTCCTCCTGAACTTGCAATAGGAGTAATACTTGTAGGCACTTGCCCTGGCGGAATATCTTCTAACGTTATAACTTATTTAGCTAAAGGAGATGTGCCTTTGTCTGTGGGTATGACTTCTGTGTCTACTATACTTGCTCCGCTTGCAACTCCTCTGCTTACACTGCTTTATGCAGGTGAGAAAATAGATGTTAATGCTGTAAGTATGTTTATATCAATACTTCAGGTTGTTATACTTCCTATAGTATTAGGATTTATAATAAATAAATTCTTTCATAAATTTGTTGAGCATTTAAAAGATGTGCTTCCTTTAATATCAGTAGTTGCAGTTGTGGCAATAGTAGCTGCTGTAGTATCTGCAAACTCACAAAGACTTATGCAGGTTGGTCATTTAGTGGTTATAGTCATAATAATACATAACACTTTAGGTTATATGCTTGGATATTTATTAGGTAAGGTTTGCAAGTTTAATAATGCTAAATGCAAAACTATATCCATAGAAGTTGGTATGCAAAATGCAGGATTAGCTTCCTCATTAGCATCAACACATTTTGCTTATATGGCTCTTGCAGCTGTACCAGGAGCTATAGGAAGTGTATGGCATTGTATATCAGGTTCAATAGTTGCTAATATAATGGCAGCAAGAACAAAAAAATAA
- a CDS encoding NAD(P)/FAD-dependent oxidoreductase, whose translation MENNNKYDIVIIGSGLGGLTSGAYLAKQGKKVLVLESHNIVGGCATVYKRKNVKFEVGLHEMDMAKKNRDMKHVIFKKLGLYDRVNLVKLPQTWRIKTEDTDLVIPEGYENVINTLEKEFPEEKQGIRKYFAGLSRMMYMIRRVPYDLKFFDFFFYPITTFPMNLYHLFTQKKLGNVLDSMIKSDKLKRILNINITYYHDNPYEFSWYYHACAQGAYYNSAYFIKGGSQNLSNALADIIRENGGEVRVSSEVKKINVKGNIAEGVTYFDKRAKEEVTVYGDYIIANAAPKVVYDELLPKGYEDKRINKLKNSVSLYTVYIIFKKKFSELYPNNAYSTFISTEKTLNTTFKEDAKGQKDIPVADRNFVFVDYSAIDSGLVEDGDERSFAVLTGPSFLDEWKDLSDEEYKAKKKELAEKLIERAEKHYPGFRENIEYYEVATPKTIKRYIKTPDGTAYGFAQDGYLKKSRSVRVSPTVKNLHFASAWGFPGGGFTGALLSGYLAARNILFPIKAYVALRLLLCTVIGTALGTIHHWLPLIINLFK comes from the coding sequence ATGGAAAATAATAATAAATATGATATAGTAATTATAGGTTCTGGTTTAGGAGGATTAACATCAGGTGCCTATTTAGCAAAACAAGGAAAAAAAGTATTAGTTTTAGAAAGTCATAACATAGTAGGCGGTTGTGCTACAGTATATAAAAGAAAAAATGTTAAGTTTGAAGTTGGGCTTCATGAGATGGATATGGCTAAGAAAAACAGAGATATGAAGCATGTGATATTTAAAAAACTTGGTCTTTATGACAGAGTTAATTTAGTAAAGCTTCCACAAACTTGGAGAATAAAAACAGAAGATACTGATTTAGTGATACCAGAGGGTTATGAGAATGTTATAAATACTTTAGAAAAAGAGTTCCCAGAAGAAAAGCAAGGCATAAGAAAATATTTTGCTGGGCTTTCAAGAATGATGTATATGATAAGAAGAGTGCCTTATGATTTGAAGTTTTTTGATTTCTTCTTTTACCCTATAACAACATTCCCTATGAACTTGTATCATTTGTTTACACAAAAGAAATTGGGTAATGTGTTGGATTCTATGATAAAAAGTGATAAATTAAAAAGAATATTAAACATTAACATTACTTATTATCATGATAACCCTTATGAGTTTAGCTGGTATTATCATGCTTGTGCTCAGGGAGCTTATTATAATTCTGCTTATTTTATCAAAGGCGGAAGTCAGAACCTATCAAATGCTTTAGCTGATATAATAAGAGAGAATGGCGGAGAAGTGAGAGTTTCTTCTGAAGTAAAAAAGATAAATGTAAAAGGCAATATTGCTGAGGGAGTAACTTACTTTGATAAGAGGGCAAAAGAGGAAGTAACAGTTTATGGTGATTACATAATAGCAAATGCTGCTCCTAAAGTGGTTTATGATGAATTATTGCCAAAAGGATATGAAGACAAAAGAATAAACAAACTTAAAAACTCTGTATCATTATACACAGTTTACATAATATTTAAGAAAAAGTTCTCAGAGCTTTACCCTAATAATGCATACTCTACATTTATAAGTACAGAGAAAACATTGAACACTACATTCAAAGAAGATGCTAAAGGACAAAAAGATATACCAGTAGCCGACAGAAACTTTGTATTTGTAGACTATTCAGCAATAGACAGCGGACTTGTAGAAGATGGAGATGAGCGTTCATTTGCTGTACTAACAGGACCTTCATTCTTAGATGAGTGGAAAGATTTAAGCGATGAGGAATATAAAGCTAAAAAGAAAGAGTTAGCAGAAAAATTGATAGAGAGAGCAGAGAAACATTACCCTGGATTTAGAGAAAATATTGAATATTATGAAGTAGCAACACCAAAAACAATAAAGAGATATATTAAAACTCCAGACGGTACAGCTTATGGTTTTGCTCAAGATGGATATTTGAAAAAAAGCCGCAGTGTGAGAGTGTCTCCTACAGTTAAAAATCTTCACTTTGCTAGTGCTTGGGGATTTCCTGGCGGCGGATTTACAGGTGCTTTATTAAGCGGATATTTGGCAGCAAGAAATATATTATTCCCTATAAAGGCTTATGTGGCTTTAAGACTACTACTTTGTACAGTAATCGGCACAGCACTTGGAACAATACATCATTGGCTTCCTCTGATAATTAATCTTTTTAAGTAA
- a CDS encoding flavodoxin domain-containing protein: protein MSKDIAVLYKSKYGSSKTYSKWISDKLHADIFEIGHVSLNTLNDYNKIIFVSALYAGKLSAIKTIRKLYNSLHNNKKIYSVVIGIGDPNDKDIYNASLDKNFKPNEKENIKFYFLRGCIDFDKLKIHHALMMHMLKTIISSKAVKTEDEEMLLKNYGKKIDFLNKNSVDNIVSDIKKEQ from the coding sequence ATGTCAAAAGATATTGCTGTACTTTATAAAAGTAAATATGGTTCTTCCAAAACATATTCTAAATGGATTTCAGATAAATTGCATGCTGATATATTTGAAATAGGACATGTGTCTTTAAATACTTTAAATGATTATAATAAAATAATATTTGTAAGTGCATTATATGCAGGTAAATTATCTGCTATTAAAACAATTAGAAAGCTTTATAATAGTTTACATAATAATAAAAAAATATACTCTGTTGTTATAGGTATAGGCGACCCTAATGACAAAGATATTTATAATGCTTCATTAGATAAAAATTTTAAACCTAATGAAAAAGAAAATATAAAGTTTTATTTTTTGAGAGGATGCATAGACTTTGATAAATTAAAAATTCACCATGCTTTAATGATGCATATGCTAAAAACTATAATATCAAGCAAAGCAGTTAAAACAGAAGATGAAGAAATGCTTTTAAAAAATTACGGAAAAAAAATAGACTTTCTTAATAAAAACTCTGTAGATAATATAGTCTCTGACATAAAAAAAGAACAATAA
- a CDS encoding nitroreductase family protein produces MQNSLLDIIMNRSSYRGKYKNIKVPKDDLIKIMKTGLSAPSGCNKQTVSLIAVDDEKLLSEIKQLIDPPICETAPALICVLSKKIYAYRDRCYSVQDYSAAIENMLLAIKALGYESCWYEGHITDDDNIASKIASKLNVNKEYKLVCILPVGYADEEVKLNTDKKPFNERAWFNSFDKL; encoded by the coding sequence ATGCAAAATAGTTTATTAGACATTATTATGAATCGATCAAGCTATAGAGGAAAATACAAAAATATAAAAGTTCCTAAAGATGATTTAATAAAAATAATGAAAACAGGGCTTTCGGCTCCTTCAGGGTGTAACAAACAAACTGTATCATTAATTGCTGTTGATGATGAAAAGTTGTTATCTGAAATAAAACAATTAATTGATCCTCCAATTTGTGAAACTGCCCCTGCATTAATATGCGTATTAAGTAAAAAAATATATGCATATAGAGATAGATGTTATAGTGTTCAAGATTATTCTGCTGCAATAGAAAATATGCTTTTAGCTATAAAAGCATTAGGTTATGAAAGCTGCTGGTATGAAGGTCATATTACTGATGATGATAATATAGCTTCAAAAATTGCATCAAAACTTAATGTTAATAAAGAATATAAATTAGTTTGCATATTGCCTGTAGGATATGCAGATGAAGAAGTAAAATTAAATACAGATAAAAAACCTTTTAATGAAAGAGCTTGGTTCAATAGTTTTGATAAATTATAA
- a CDS encoding DNA-formamidopyrimidine glycosylase family protein: MKELPYLINLINALKGEICYSYINNVVALDKKYKELEEVKGQKIIDVLRHGGYMHFQFSQDAMLVDLGSGGSFVLTENNTYKNAIIKLETDNGNFFVVDESKDKDDATHIIPIWKDYTTMPQVGYDPLTKQFNYNLFCQLLADNATTVEKLIKNPLIISGIGDTYGDMILKRASITKRTKTTDINKAKAREIFDAIKQVLREASGNRDDEEDGEDSED, encoded by the coding sequence ATGAAAGAGTTACCATATTTAATCAATTTAATTAATGCATTAAAGGGCGAGATTTGTTATTCTTATATTAATAATGTTGTTGCTTTAGACAAAAAATATAAAGAGCTTGAAGAAGTTAAAGGACAAAAAATTATAGATGTGTTAAGACATGGCGGATATATGCATTTTCAATTCTCGCAAGATGCTATGCTCGTAGATTTAGGTTCTGGCGGCTCTTTTGTACTTACAGAAAATAATACTTATAAAAATGCAATAATAAAATTAGAAACTGATAATGGAAACTTCTTTGTTGTAGATGAGAGTAAAGATAAAGATGATGCTACACATATTATACCTATATGGAAAGATTATACTACAATGCCTCAAGTAGGTTATGACCCTCTCACTAAGCAATTTAATTATAATTTATTCTGTCAATTACTTGCAGATAATGCCACAACTGTAGAAAAACTCATTAAAAATCCTCTTATAATAAGCGGAATAGGAGACACTTACGGAGATATGATATTAAAAAGGGCTTCGATTACTAAAAGAACTAAAACTACAGATATAAATAAAGCAAAAGCAAGAGAGATTTTTGACGCTATAAAACAAGTATTAAGAGAGGCTTCTGGAAACAGAGACGATGAAGAAGATGGCGAAGATTCTGAAGATTAA
- the ilvD gene encoding dihydroxy-acid dehydratase, with protein sequence MSFRENSSLRSDRVLKGDERAPNRSLFYSMGYTDEELKRPLIGIISAYSEIVPGHIHLDKLSQAVKAGVLIGGGTPILIPSIGVCDGIAMGHLGMKYSLPSRELIADSVESMVIAHGLDGVVLVPNCDKIVPGMIMGLLRMNIPGIVISGGAMLPGEHGDNRVSLSNIFEAVGAKKANLINDAELEEYAQHTCPSCGSCAGMYTANSMNCLSEALGIALPGNGTIPAVYSARTLLAKKAGMQVMELLKKDIKPLDIITPESFKNALAVDMALGCSTNSVLHLLAIANEAGIELDLKIINEVSDRTPNLCHLAPAGHNYIEDLYKAGGIPAVMKELDKGGFINTSLMTVTGKTIAENIKDAVNKNNNVLRNIENPYSKTGGIAILWGNIAKDGCVVKRSAVADEMLVHKGPARVFDSEEEAIAAIYAGKINKGDVVVIRYEGPKGGPGMREMLNPTSALAGMKLDKDVALITDGRFSGASRGASIGHVSPEAASGGEIAFIKENDIISIDIPNHKINLEISDEEMEKRRKEIPIKPLEEIRGWLGRYRKLVQSANTGAVLK encoded by the coding sequence ATGAGTTTCAGAGAAAATAGTTCTTTAAGAAGCGACAGAGTATTAAAAGGTGATGAAAGAGCACCAAACAGATCTTTATTTTATTCTATGGGATATACAGATGAAGAATTAAAAAGACCTCTGATTGGAATTATTTCTGCATATAGTGAAATTGTACCTGGACATATACATCTTGATAAACTTTCCCAAGCTGTAAAAGCAGGAGTATTAATAGGCGGAGGCACACCTATACTTATACCTTCAATAGGTGTTTGCGACGGAATAGCTATGGGACACTTGGGAATGAAATATTCACTTCCTTCAAGAGAATTAATAGCTGATTCTGTTGAAAGTATGGTTATAGCACATGGTTTAGACGGAGTTGTACTTGTTCCTAACTGCGATAAAATAGTTCCTGGTATGATAATGGGGCTTTTGAGAATGAATATACCTGGAATAGTTATAAGCGGAGGAGCTATGCTTCCTGGAGAGCATGGAGATAACAGAGTAAGCTTATCAAATATATTTGAAGCTGTTGGAGCAAAAAAAGCTAATCTTATAAATGATGCTGAATTGGAAGAATATGCTCAGCATACATGCCCAAGCTGCGGTTCTTGTGCGGGAATGTATACTGCTAACAGCATGAATTGTCTTTCTGAGGCATTAGGTATAGCACTTCCTGGAAACGGAACAATACCTGCTGTTTATTCTGCAAGAACTTTGCTTGCTAAAAAAGCCGGTATGCAGGTTATGGAATTATTAAAAAAAGACATAAAACCTTTAGATATAATAACTCCTGAATCTTTCAAAAATGCACTTGCAGTTGATATGGCATTAGGCTGTTCTACAAATAGCGTACTTCATTTACTTGCCATAGCTAATGAAGCAGGAATAGAATTAGACTTAAAAATCATAAATGAAGTAAGCGACCGCACTCCTAATCTTTGTCATTTAGCACCTGCCGGACATAATTATATAGAAGATTTATACAAAGCCGGCGGAATACCTGCTGTTATGAAAGAGCTTGATAAAGGCGGATTTATAAATACTTCTCTTATGACTGTTACAGGTAAAACAATAGCTGAAAATATAAAAGATGCTGTAAATAAAAATAATAATGTTTTAAGAAATATAGAAAACCCTTACAGTAAAACAGGAGGAATTGCAATACTTTGGGGAAATATAGCAAAAGACGGCTGCGTTGTTAAGCGTTCTGCTGTTGCTGATGAAATGCTTGTACATAAAGGCCCTGCAAGGGTGTTTGATAGCGAAGAAGAGGCAATAGCTGCTATATATGCCGGTAAAATAAACAAAGGCGATGTTGTAGTTATAAGATATGAAGGACCTAAGGGCGGCCCTGGTATGCGTGAGATGTTAAACCCCACTTCTGCACTTGCTGGTATGAAGCTTGATAAAGATGTTGCATTAATCACTGACGGAAGATTCTCAGGAGCTTCAAGAGGTGCATCTATAGGTCACGTTTCACCGGAAGCTGCAAGCGGAGGCGAAATAGCATTCATAAAAGAAAATGACATCATAAGCATAGATATACCTAATCATAAAATCAATTTAGAAATCTCTGATGAAGAAATGGAAAAAAGAAGAAAAGAGATTCCTATTAAACCTTTAGAAGAAATTAGAGGCTGGCTTGGAAGATATAGAAAACTTGTTCAGTCTGCTAATACTGGTGCTGTATTGAAATAA